The DNA segment TAACCCTTCGTAGACACCATAGCAGGCACAATGTGACCATCTTACGCACAGGTACACTTGATGGTGATGGAACTGCCATTCCAACATGTCAATAGCTTCACCACCCAAGAAGACATCACCCTATTAACCCCAAATAGACCAAAGAATATGCTTTATAGGGTGTTACCAATTTCATGATGGAAAAGAAATGGTCCACCAATTAACCACTATGATGCCACATCTCTTCACTTTGTCCATGGTAAGATTTTTCCCAATTTCCGCTGTCCATGTTCAGAAAGCCACTCAGGGAGGAGCCCTGCTTCTCCATATTAGCTTCCATGGGGAACTAGTCTTGACGTGATTACGTAACATGTAGTATGATTTTACTTCAAACATGCCGATCCAAATCATTTTATCATCCCATTTTGTGCCACCCTACATGAATACAACCTGttaaagaaagatgcaaagagATCCACCTCCCAATCATTTGCCTCCCTACATGACTACAACCTTTGTGCTAGCAATTCTAAATAGAATTGGAAATATGTTTCTGAAGGATTAATCATCACAGCACAGAGACCTGCAGAAATGGTTGCATGAGACGGTGTGCTAAAACAATTGGATGTTAACCCTGCAGCTGGAGTTGTAACCACTGATGATGATGCCCTTGATTTTATTGCTTGATTAGTTTATCTATATGTGGCTCATCAAATTTGGACTAATCAGTTTGATGTATTTGCAATAACTGATTATTGAAGACCAATTCTAGTAATCAGTTAATTGATCTGTCATTGTTGATGTGAGAAACTGTTTTCAGTATGAATTAATATTTCGTTGCTGGCGGCCAACTGCTACAGCCCATACTTCTTGTCTGCTTCCCTCTGACTacgcttttttcttttcccctctGTAGTTCATAAGTCGGTGGCTAGTCTTATGTCTCTTATCAATATTGTAGTTATCAGTAGAACATTCAAGTTTTTATCATGGGTTCAATTATTGAGAGAGATTTCTACTTGTAGTTGTTAATGTCGTATATttgctcattttctttttatgatgctgaaattcatgattttttatttttttttggtaccaaATCTTCTATCTTTTAATCTGTAGTTTTGTATGTAACTAATGCTTTTAGGtattgtttggatgttgagatgagatgatatgagaaatttttgaatagtagtgaaatggtttgtgaataatagcgaggtttgagttaagatgttttatggggttttgtgaaagaagagagaaaacgttaaatacaaatattataaagttaaaatattgttagaatgtaatcttttaatattatttttttttttttgggtatttgcaaaggttgattttttttttttttttttttgggtatttgcaaaggttgatttttatttttttttgaaagttggGAATATTGTAacgattaagtaatgattaaatgaaaaagttgaagatttgaaattgaatagtgtttgtgtttgtggtatttggatgttgagacgGGATGGGATGGGATAAGACTATTTTTATAGTGGTTAACATCTATGGTTATAGCTTTGTTTTTCATGAAACTCTGGTATGTTAGCGACCTCGAGTCTTATTGTCTTAAATAATTTGTGaggttttatataattatatgatatatctGAGTAAGTGACAGTTCGTCTAAACAAAATCCACAAGTTAATTTGGCTGAGTTTGCAAACCATGATAGGAAAGCTAATTGACTTATTGGAAGGAATATAAAGTGGATATACACTTGGGAggttatgatgatgatgactggaaaagaataaaaaaagactGCATTAGTAATAGTAATAACTGATTTGACATGCTAGCTAAACATTTCATGTGATGCCTGCCACAGGTGCAAGAGGAGAAGGTTCAACTAGTGgtaaatttctcaaaatattcttcTATTCCTCCTGTTGGTTTCTTCTTTCAACTTCAGTGGTCTTATTAATTATCCTCTGAGTCAACATCTATCTTGATCAGTCACAAATGCACGAGTTGTCAGAACTGGAGTTCCAAGGGCACAGGGGGGAAGAGGAAATCCTGCTCTGATTGGAgtcccttttctctttattattcTGGGAACAATTGGACTCGGGGGACTAAATGCTGCAAGGTGATACAGTTTCACTTCTGAGGATAATCATTTTATGTTTAACAAAACATTATTTCAGAGGAATTAAATGcttatatcttttcttttcattatttgcTTCTCAGGGCTTATAAAAAGCAAAAGGAGGAATATCCTTCTCACAATCCTTTTCTTCCTTAATCCCCAGCATCAGAGTGGAATCATGCTGCTTTCTGTTTTCTGTAAGATTGATGAAATTCTCTGTGGGTTGGTGTTGTCCTTTGATGAAATTCTCTGTGGGTTGGTGTTGTCCAGTTCATAAACCCAAAGGAAACATAAGGACATATTCCAAAGAGAAATGCTGTTCATCCTTGATTTTGTCACCTGAAATCACATTGTTTATGTGACGCATTATCAGTGGTTTTATATGtcaactaattaaataaacagCCACTTAAAAATGTGCCGCCTCGTGTGACTCGGGATGACAAAATCAAGGATGAAGAGTAACATTGCTCAATTCAAAATGTATACTAGAGCTCACAAAAGAATTATATGAAATAGAAGATATTAATAACAAGAGtctcattattttttcttctctttatcACCTAACTACGGAATCTAATCTCTCCTGAAACCAGTTTTAAAAATGTAGGTCACTCTACATGTTGAGTTTTGACTACCAATTGAAAAGGAATCGAAcagggaaaaagagagagaaagtggcAAGTATTCCCTTCGTTCGCTACCTCTGTAGATGTGAAACTACAAGCAGCTAGGGAAAAAAATGTGTTGTGTTTGAATCTAGGACCCGGAGTTTTTTAATAGAACTCTCAAACCCAATACAAATCCAATATGAAGTTAGTAGGTTAGGGTTGAGGGATTcgtcttttcttaattttttttattggtaccgGATGTTCAGAAATAACATCACGGCTCTCAGCAAAGAGTTGCTTGCAAgtatatttcaagaaatttgaaaaaaaaaatctcttaatCTGATGGTCTCTAGAGATTGTATTTAAGAGAATTTAAATCTTAAGTCTAGAGGAGATTATTTACATTCAAGAGAATTTGAATCTTAAACCTGAAAGAGCATACCTCCAAATTCAAATCATTTACCATTTGAACCAACCTTATGGGTTGttgtttttaataaatggaTCGGACTTGACTAACACACCGTCCGAAGTGGATTTGACACGACCCAAACTTGCATGCAACTTTCGAAGTTTTAacaattttttctcaaaagcaCAAATGGGTCATGAATTCAACAAGGAATTAACCTATTGGGAAaggatttatatattttttaattaaataagttaATGAGGTTTGACTCATAATCAGTAGGAATTCGATTAAGACAATCTGAAACGACAAAACGAATTGTCATCTCCATTTATTAAATAGAGTGCTCTATGCATTTTTGCTGTTATATTTATGAGAGAATCTGAGAAGCTTAGCTGGTGGCATCTTCTTCTATCTGCAAAGTTCAACCACAAAACAAAAGGCTGGCAAGAAGACACGACCAAAaaggccaaaaagaaaaagaaatgatccACTGAATAAAGCAAAGTAATGGATGGTGAGTTGGAGGTGAATTAGATTTGCCGGATAGGTATCTGAATCCATTGTTTTCATCCTGGAGTAAGCAACCCCTTGGGCTGCTTAGAATTCCattccttattattattattattattattattattttgttttatttttctaggaTAAATCATAAGGGTAATGTTAGTGGCCACCCAACATGTATCACTGGactgtttaaaaataaaaataaaaataaaaaacatatatcACTAGAGGTGCCCCTCagtctatttaaatattttctctttcatatttttaaacgttttttttctttttatcatctttaaccgttaaaaaaaatacacaattatactaataattacttttttaattattaaaaaaattaaaatgaacaaGCGGTAAGCTATAACTTTAAggaagtataattttttaaaagataatgataggcttattacttcttattatttctttaaaaatttttttatttttttatttaattattaagaaaatgattattagtgaaattatataattttttaattttttttaattattaaagatgttaaaaaatattttaaaaaataattaaaaacttcgATTAcattataaagtaataaaaaagtaatagcCTATCACTATACTTTTCCGAATCGTATCCAGGTATGTCAGAAAAACATATGGCCCGCGTTACCTTTACGCAAAACACGTTTACGATACCCATCAATTACCCACCGTCCCACTTATTTATGTTACGTTGACCAAACATATAAACGCAATAAAATGCACGACAGAGAGTTATTAATCGGCAACAatatgaagaaagaaaacaaaatattatttaaaaagttaaataatgaatagtaaacagtaaaattgacttttttaactatttaatgAGACAAAAAGTTTTTAGGTACACAACATAATAGAACCGTCTAAAAGTAGGGTTAGGAGATTAGTAGTCTTGTAAAACGTGAAATATTTGACAGTTTATTTTGACAAATTAATCATCTAAAAGTTTTGATGTATCTTCATAATCATAACCGAAGAAGTATCTCTATAGGTCATTATCAACAACTGGAATCTTAACAATTAGAGCCTTGGAGGATGCATTTCGGTTAGATTCAAAATCTTCTTCGACTTCATATCGGCTCCAAGGGATgcctttaatattttaattaaatatttcttgtTTAGTCCATTAAGAATAGTCTTCTTTTTAGACTTAGAAGTTGATTTCTCTGAAGTATTTGAAGTAATAGTATAAGCAAATGGATATTCAGGCAAAGCAGGTATCTTCACAGCAGGAAAATTCTTTAGACTTTAAATATCTAAAGCAGTCTGAGGATAATCTCTGACTATGGAGGAAATAATGTCTTCTTTGTAGGGAAATTTATCCCACCATCTGACAAAATAGCGTCTGAGTAAAATATCACCATTCTTTTTATAACTGTATTTTCAGATCCAATAAAACTTATATCTTTTCCATAATTAGAGTAAGaaggaaaatttgaaattatggcAGTCAATCTTTAGGAGAGCCACAAAGGAGAAATAAGTCAAATGGTAGGAATATTAAAAAGTGTAGTAAACTTATTAGCAATATCCAATGGGGaagcatgttcatgtttaagaaGTAATTTATGTGGAATTGGGGGAGGCAActctggtttttttttctttgtcctTTTTCTTACTCATGGTTTCCGCAGGAATTCACAAATAAGAAAATCAGAAATGGAATTATCAAATCTCCTTATATATtcaatatcgaaattaaaaacacttaaaataacTTGCCAACATGTAAAAATATGCTTGTATGTAAtgtttttaacatatttttttttctaaaacacacttaacacttttgcaatcaatgcataacaaaaactttttatttaataaatcattctgaaatttagaaatgcatagTACTAtagataatatttcttttttaatagtaatatAATTGAATTGAGCAGAATTCTAGACTCCATAATAGAATCGAACAATTTGTTCATACGAGTCTGGTGAAAttatttgtttcaaaatgtCACCGTAACTACTGTCAGAGGCATCTGTTTTAACAATTTTGAAAGAATTAGAAATAGAGATTCCAAGACGCGTAAGAGTTCTGACGTGTGTCTTGATTTGTCGAAGGAGGATTTGAATGAAGTCTTTCAAAAAGTGGATGACATTGCTTTCGCATATCCTTGTAGAATTCAGCAGCATGGTTGAGGAAACTAAGAAATCTTTACAACTAATTTTTATCAATAATAACATCAGAAAATTTGTCAGAAAATTCGATGACCTTATTGATGGTCAAATTTTGCTTTCAAAAATATCATAACCAAGGAACACCTAATCTTGTTTTGgaatagtttaatttttttggctGAAACAATAAGaccattttatctaataatatctagaAACGAGGATAAATGTTTTCAGTGCTTATcaatagattttgaaaatataagaacatcACCAATATAAACAATAGTGAAATGGGtgaatgaattgaaaatatcattcataatattttgaaatccACTACGGACATTTTTTAGGCCAAAAAGCATTACATTCCACTCATAGTGACCAAATGGGtagtaaaagtaattttatatctGTCTAACTCACTAATATGGATTTGTCAAAACCCAGAATTTAGGTTAAACTTGGAAAATATCACTGCATCACACAACTTTTGAATCAAGTCATTTTTTTTAGGAATAGGATACTTAATCCACTCTAAGATTTtgttcaataatttgtaattaatAACTATACAGGATGTCCCTATTTTAATTTCTGAATTTTTCTAAACATAAAAAGTAGCACGAAACCTAGGAGACTTACTATGCTTGATAAtacttttgaaaagtaaatcattaatctcatttttacaaaattctaaagtctcactattcatttgaatagATCGAGCTttagttagaatatttttttcagaaaaatctttaatataAGGTAGAGAAGCAACATGTTTCTTTTTATGCCAAAAGGCATTTGGAAGATTAGAATAATATcaataatcaattttttattgaaatcatcaattttttattggaGTAATTTACTAGATAATTGTTTcgagatatttttaaattttatttcctgTTGAAGGAAATTTAAATGTTTGATTTGGTTGAAAGTAaggatttcaaacttttgtcagtatcaatttcaaattttgaaacaaatttaaacTTAACTTTCTGTCTAAAAGGATCAGTAGTATAATACCATCCCTTTTAGAGAGAAATATTTATAAAgaggaaataaaaagaatttctaATATGACTTTGTAGGTCATATTTTTGACAAGcacaaaaagaattttaaaacaaacattATCTTAGCAAATGTAATACCCcatattttagtgtatttttattgaatgagtatttaactgatttaaaaattgattctcttattttaaatttattgggTTTtcgttgaatttattttattatttttaagttgtaaaaaaaaaatattttgatgtgctttcttaatattaattattgttttatatttaaaatgttccttattttaaagtagtttattgttggattttattattttattttattaagtgattgtgtttaaattattttatttaactcattgttttaaaatttatattcgtTGGATCAATTTGAGATCCTGAGTTGGAAAagggatctcatttcttttccttcctttttcttttctcatcttcttcttttctcctttttctttttcttctttcttcttcttcttttcctcccctGCTTCTCCCGCAGCCCGCGCTACCCGTTCCTCCCCTTTCCCCCGTCgttctcttcatccacctcgCCGTGTGCCTCATTGCCCCTCCCTTTCTCTTCCCTTTTCCAGCTGGTGAACATCTCCCTCCATTTTCAAACCACCCAGTGCCGTCGATAACCACCATGAACCCCTTCAAGCCGCAGCGTCCATTTGCTCTAGCACCGTTgtcactccacctccagccactatttcttcaccacttcatcattaacctcttgccaacctaacctacctatttccagctccgatctaTCGCTGGAACAACCACCACAATCTAAAATCTGATTGGGCCTTGTTTTACTTCCACCGTCACCCACGACCAACCATCACTTTCACTAGTTTCACtaacacctctaagccattccctatcaattctaAGTCTTAATTTGTCatcattcaaaagtgggtattttgagATCCACGGCCTTAATGCAATATGCACTGTTACGTTACCTTGTTGCCACTTTTTGCACCtacgtgatccttcaaaaaatattttatagtgctgtaagtatttttcaaacttcttttaaaatttaaatatatttttactttaacaatacattgtattttggttggttgtgcagGACTAAGTCTGAGGAGTTGGCAGtttgatggatttgaggatggagttatttatatttggatgatgttgggtttatttgataatttgtcTTGCATttacattgcatggtgcatgcatgtacatgtgttgaaaaaggaaaattggaTTTTCATGTAATTGCATGTATGTTCATACGCATATGTGGAAACTGTATTTTTATACAAGAATGGGTTTTTGATGTGTTTGAAATGAATTGATTGAACGGTTTGATAAAAAATCACTATAGAGATGGTTGTAAGCAGAGacagtggtagagtcccgcctacagtgcactcgtagggatggtggtagagttccATCTGTGATTCCTACCTACAGACGGAGTTGCAGGAATGATGGtaagtaaggatggtggtagaatcttGCCTGTaattcctgcctacggtgcacgcataaggatggtggtaagtaggaaTGGTAATAGAGTCTCGCCTGTAATTCCAGCCTACAGTGCTCTAATAGTTGGTTAttggaaaattttttgaaaaaatgatgaaattgaATTTTTGGACCAGTATTTGAGATAATGGTGAGGAAatgttttaaaggaaatattgTAGGCCAAagatgggatttttggcatgagttggaaaatgaatttttttggaaaatgttaCTTTCagatctcatgcatatggcatcacgTTCATGCATATCGTTGtgcctttaatttattttcatcttgtgggttgtttggattattacttacttgcAGAACTGCCTTTGGTACCATATATTTTGATACAGATAacgaggaggctgagcctgaaaAGGCAGTTTCGCTAAATGACTGATTGGAGTTTTgcttatattatttgaaaattatttcattgcctttaaattatgtattttgattttatgatgttactgaaaatttgtaatattttgatacGCTTGTGTTTAAGTGAATTTgtcttttaaacaaattttggtacttagtcaATTGACGTTTATTATTCACTGTGTTGTTTTGGTTGTAcacatgttgcatgtacacacacttaacacGTGACGATGGGATGTGTGATCCGTATTGTCATCATTCAGGGTGCCTCGATTTCCACCTGTCCGTACAtaggagttgggggcgtcacagcaaACATGAGTAGTATTGAGCTCGTACTTGATCTTCATCTAAGATCTATTTGCCGAAAACAATCTTTCAATAgacttttcataatatttactaGAAATTATTCTTTCTTGGACACAGTTCATATCCAATCCAGAATCAATCATGGCAATTAtagaaaattcaaatttatgGCAGACAATAATAGTAACTTTAGAAAACCATTTAAAAGTGATAGTATTATGGATTAAACAAATCTGGTTGTCAACATGATTTTCATCCTTAGGGTCTATGTCATTCGTTTGTTCATTATCGGAAGGAATTTCTTGATCAAATTGTTTGTCAATTTTTAAACACAATAATTCTTGTTTAAAATAACCATTTTCAGATTTGAGAATGTTGATCTTAGCTTTGAGttcaacaatttcttttttaataaaactaacTTCTCTTTGTAAGttattaatagaattttttttttgggttttttcttttcaaatcttcCCAAAGTTTCTTAAAAACTAATGTTTTGTCTAGAAATTCTGGTTCATGATGAACCATCGTCTTCTTGAGTTTgtgaaggtatttttctttAAGC comes from the Carya illinoinensis cultivar Pawnee chromosome 8, C.illinoinensisPawnee_v1, whole genome shotgun sequence genome and includes:
- the LOC122318565 gene encoding uncharacterized protein LOC122318565 isoform X2, which encodes MRGEEARTLLGFPPNSRPTLPQVKAAYRRKVWESHPDLFPAQEKPHAEYKFKLISEAYSCLLSGARGEGSTSVTNARVVRTGVPRAQGGRGNPALIGVPFLFIILGTIGLGGLNAARAYKKQKEEYPSHNPFLP